The Zygosaccharomyces rouxii strain CBS732 chromosome G complete sequence genome contains a region encoding:
- the KTI12 gene encoding Kti12p (similar to uniprot|P34253 Saccharomyces cerevisiae YKL110C KTI12 Protein associated with the RNA polymerase II Elongator complex involved in sensitivity to G1 arrest induced by Kluyveromyces lactis toxin zymocin) — translation MPLVLFTGFPSTGKSTKARELVELLQKRIQNDPSLASKNYKVILHSDESLGIKHSDYSTSQGERKLRSEIFSAVRRDLSKSNVVVVDSLNYIKGFRYQLHCEVKGSSTTYCLINTMCPIDSIHDWNKNRKDPWDEDLLEQLIQRYEEPNANNRWDSPLFPILSTQDSMESWIDDICSALFRTAAGKGSSDHRDPLSKALQAPNNATILKPASQSNFIQILDSQTGNVVKKIMDHVRLLNSLGGSSGGERIIVSEVTDINDEKCCFVDLPPQSVTLPHLQRLKRQFVNFNKLRDLDQDRIVPLFAEYLNKNLND, via the coding sequence ATGCCTCTAGTCCTCTTCACCGGTTTTCCTTCAACTGGTAAATCTACTAAAGCTCGAGAACTAGTTGAGCTTCTACAgaaaagaatccaaaatgATCCTTCTTTAGcttccaagaattacaaagtCATTTTGCATTCTGATGAATCGTTAGGTATAAAGCATTCTGATTATTCCACCTCGCAAGGTGAACGTAAATTACGTTCAGAAATCTTTTCTGCTGTGCGAAGAGACTTGTCTAAATCTAATGTGGTAGTCGTGGATTCTCTCAACTATATCAAGGGATTCCGTTACCAATTACATTGTGAGGTTAAAGGTTCATCTACTACTTACTGCTTGATCAATACAATGTGCCCCATAGACAGCATCCATGATTGGAACAAGAATAGGAAAGACCCCTGGGATGAAGACCTTTTAGAACAACTAATCCAGAGATACGAAGAGCCTAACGCTAACAACAGATGGGATTCACCTCTTTTCCCAATTCTTTCCACACAGGATAGTATGGAATCTTGGATTGATGATATTTGTAGTGCTCTTTTCCGCACTGCAGCTGGGAAAGGTAGTTCAGATCACAGAGATCCTCTCAGCAAGGCATTACAAGCTCCAAACAATgcaacaattttaaaaccaGCTTCACAATcaaatttcattcaaatattAGATTCTCAAACTGGTAATGTAGTCAAAAAGATTATGGATCATGTAAGATTATTAAATTCATTGGGTGGTAGTTCAGGTGGTGAAAGAATTATTGTTTCAGAAGTTACTGATATCAACGATGAAAAGTGTTGTTTCgtagatttaccaccacAAAGTGTTACTCTACCACATTTACAGCGTCTAAAACGTCAGTTCgtcaatttcaacaaactAAGAGATCTTGACCAAGATCGTATTGTACCTCTCTTCGCAGAGTACTTGAATAAAAACTTAAACGATTAA
- the MTG1 gene encoding putative GTPase MTG1 (similar to uniprot|Q03151 Saccharomyces cerevisiae YMR097C MTG1 Peripheral GTPase of the mitochondrial inner membrane essential for respiratory competence likely functions in assembly of the large ribosomal subunit has homologs in plants and animals), whose amino-acid sequence MPKFIPRFDFPRYNIPIADFKGHQLKALRRFEKLKPQFHLVLELRDLRAPLSTRNVLLDQVVDKRHHERLVIYTKRDCFPSSSPYLDRLAQWHAELEENFLMVDSRHRNASNHILRCIHWHHELHREKNYGLAPPLGFKVLVTGMPNVGKSTLINSMRGSSGKVARTGSEAGVTRSTSESIKIGQDGNGVYLIDTPGVGLPARLSDANRMLALTLCGCVKRSLVDPWIQADYLLYLMNLQLPYGTDNIKEAERKLSTYPGALEEPTNDLEVVLNRLRRHPRESDTSVALRWLEEPRSGLVLDPELLLPCADFSMSQHVKQELKHARKAMRK is encoded by the coding sequence atgcCCAAATTTATACCAAGATTTGATTTCCCACGATATAATATCCCTATTGCAGATTTCAAGGGCCATCAGCTCAAGGCTTTACGtcgatttgaaaaattgaaaccacAATTTCACCTTGTACTAGAGCTTCGTGATTTAAGAGCGCCGCTATCGACAAGAAATGTACTTTTAGATCAAGTTGTGGATAAACGTCATCATGAAAGATTAGTAATTTATACCAAAAGAGATTGTTTCCCATCGAGCAGCCCGTATTTGGATCGATTAGCACAATGGCATGctgaattagaagaaaactTTCTAATGGTAGACTCTCGTCATCGTAATGCAAGTAATCATATCCTTCGTTGTATCCATTGGCACCACGAATTGCATcgtgaaaaaaattacgGACTAGCACCTCCATTGGGATTCAAAGTACTTGTAACTGGTATGCCCAATGTTGGTAAATCAACGTTGATAAATTCGATGAGAGGTTCATCTGGTAAAGTTGCACGTACTGGTTCTGAAGCTGGTGTAACTAGAAGTACAAGTGAATCGATAAAAATTGGTCaagatggtaatggtgTTTACCTAATAGATACACCTGGTGTTGGACTTCCTGCGAGACTTAGTGATGCAAATCGTATGCTAGCATTAACACTTTGTGGTTGTGTTAAAAGGAGCCTGGTAGATCCTTGGATTCAAGCTGATTACCTACTttatttgatgaatttgcaATTACCATATGGAACAGATAATATCAAGGAAGCTGAACGAAAGTTATCCACATATCCTGGTGCTTTGGAAGAACCAACAAACGATCTTGAAGTTGTTCTCAATCGCCTACGTCGTCATCCTCGAGAATCAGATACCAGTGTAGCATTGCGCTGGTTAGAGGAACCCCGTTCAGGACTGGTGTTAGATCCAGAACTGCTGTTACCCTGTGCTGATTTCTCTATGAGCCAACATGTCAAACAAGAACTGAAGCATGCTCGTAAGGCAATGAGGAAATGA
- the RAD27 gene encoding multifunctional nuclease RAD27 (highly similar to uniprot|P26793 Saccharomyces cerevisiae YKL113C RAD27 5' to 3' exonuclease 5' flap endonuclease required for Okazaki fragment processing and maturation as well as for long-patch base-excision repair member of the S. pombe RAD2/FEN1 family), with product MGIKGLNAIISEHVPSAVRKSDIKAFFGRKVAIDASMSLYQFLIAVRQQDGAQLSTESGETTSHLMGMFYRTLRMIDNGIKPCYVFDGKPPILKSFELKKRSDKRVDTEKKLEEAVDQAEKLKQERRLVKVSPEHNDEAKYLLKLMGIPYIVAPCEAEAQCAQLAKDGKVYAAASEDMDTLCYKTPYLLRHLTFSEAKKEPIHEIDTELVLQGLELTQEQFVDLGIMLGCDYCESIRGIGPVTALKLIKEHGSLEKIVEFIESGQANNKWKVPEDWPYNEARQLFLNPDVVNSQDINLKWNPPDEEKLIEFLCHEKKFNEERVKSGIKRLQKGLKSGVQVRLDGFFQKVPKTKEQLAAATAKAKAAKKTKGKTGKVSKR from the coding sequence ATGGGTATTAAGGGCTTAAATGCTATCATATCAGAACACGTACCATCCGCAGTACGCAAAAGTGATATCAAAGCTTTCTTTGGTAGAAAAGTTGCCATTGATGCATCGATGTCACTGTACCAATTTTTAATTGCTGTTAGACAACAAGACGGTGCACAGCTATCAACCGAATCTGGTGAAACGACATCTCATCTTATGGGGATGTTTTATAGAACTCTAAGAATGATTGATAATGGTATTAAGCCATGTTACGTGTTTGATGGTAAGCCGCCCATACTTAAATCCtttgaattaaagaaaagatctgATAAAAGAGTAGAtactgaaaaaaaattagaagaagcAGTGGATCAAGCTGAAAAACTAAAACAAGAAAGACGTTTGGTTAAAGTTTCACCTGAACATAATGATGAAGCTAAAtaccttttgaaattaatggGAATTCCGTATATTGTTGCACCTTGTGAAGCTGAAGCTCAATGTGCACAATTGGCAAAGGATGGAAAAGTTTATGCTGCAGCAAGTGAAGATATGGATACTTTATGTTATAAGACACCTTATCTCTTGAGACATTTAACATTTTCGGAGGCTAAAAAGGAGCCAATTCACGAAATTGATACTGAATTAGTCCTACAAGGCTTGGAATTGActcaagaacaatttgTAGACTTAGGTATCATGCTTGGATGTGATTACTGCGAAAGTATTAGAGGTATTGGTCCAGTTActgcattgaaattgattaaagaaCATGGTTCattagaaaaaattgttgaatttaTCGAATCAGGCCAGGCTAATAACAAATGGAAAGTACCTGAAGATTGGCCGTATAACGAGGCCCGTCAGTTGTTCTTAAATCCTGATGTAGTAAACTCCCAAGatatcaatttgaaatggaatcCACCTGATGAAGAGAAATTAATAGAATTTCTATGCcatgaaaagaaatttaatgaagaaagagtAAAGTCTGGTATTAAAAGATTGCAAAAGGGTTTGAAATCAGGAGTTCAAGTTAGACTTGACGGATTCTTCCAAAAAGTACCAAAGACAAAGGAACAATTAGCTGCCGCAACCGCTAAGGCAAAGGCAGCAAAGAAAACAAAGGGTAAAACTGGTAAAGTCTCTAAAAGATAA
- the ATP25 gene encoding Atp25p (similar to uniprot|Q03153 Saccharomyces cerevisiae YMR098C Hypothetical ORF), translating to MLRISRALRGSRTVGLVRARSVLSSNSTSLRYFSRLPTCYQEKTNNSTTTIPWYLKVGDRERALKQSIFKAQEINYPSNSPDSLRHISQYLCDELGLSDIIIFDLRKGEFETAAAKISDFMVIATARSPKHCQTSFDKLNSLIKQEYESVAYVEGQFNAREEKKRQRRLARKPKLSSNSTSNVPTESWFLIDCKVDKIFVNILTENRRQEINLEELYAPEHERHKYERKESSVEGREAPQEDDILAGLRRLVNQRRQYSTVAPSVVLCRQLLANLESSDFNGAISLINNNREYSLNFMKTIHDWVSGLEIDAAKEIPWKKWVTTFESCWPLVLPEESASLYWSLRMNFFKMINIADKEHYNINQFFNDYLLAKKSLGYPITSQDLIEFFKLTIINVRGDGEKSRGYWEIVNRNALVSRALRLVEDVKDGNSIVQDGTLVSMLLRTMVSGEEEVPNHMLHATYEVIDYLVDTFGAAMDPTAIGGVLEVLAAARSWNKYMAFWEAGVGGLVPGEDHRPWSQFIKLVVDSGDSEMIRKLLSEGHLLWLKRFEVKMTDDIKEQLDRLFEKGYSQGLWFEELKEHIYV from the coding sequence ATGTTGAGAATAAGTAGAGCCCTCCGTGGCTCTAGGACTGTTGGATTAGTACGAGCAAGGTCTGTTCTGTCCAGTAACAGTACTAGTTTACGTTATTTCTCTCGGTTACCCACATGTTATCAGGAAAAGACCAAtaattcaacaacaaccatACCATGGTATTTGAAAGTTGGTGATAGGGAACGTGCATTGAAGCAATCTATCTTTAAAGCCCAAGAGATAAATTATccttccaattcaccagaTTCTCTAAGACACATCTCTCAGTATTTATGTGATGAGCTCGGTTTATCCGATATCATCATATTTGATCTGAGGAAAGGTGAATTTGAAACTGCTGCTGCTAAGATTAGTGATTTTATGGTTATTGCTACTGCAAGGTCACCAAAACATTGTCAAACCAGTTTTGACAAgttaaattctttaattaAACAAGAATACGAATCTGTTGCCTATGTGGAAGGTCAGTTTAACGCTAGAgaggagaagaaaagacaACGTAGATTGGCAAGGAAACCAAAGTTATCATCTAATTCGACCTCCAATGTTCCTACAGAATCATGGTTTTTGATCGATTGTAAAGTGGACAAAATCTTTGTTAACATTTTAACAGAAAATAGACGTCAAGAGATTAACTTGGAGGAATTGTATGCACCTGAACACGAAAGACACAAATATGAGAGAAAGGAATCGTCTGTAGAAGGACGTGAGGCACctcaagaagatgatataTTAGCAGGATTAAGAAGACTCGTGAATCAAAGGAGACAGTACAGTACAGTGGCGCCTTCAGTAGTCCTATGTCGTCAACTTCTAGCTAACCTGGAAAGTTCTGATTTTAACGGGGCGATAAGTTTAATCAACAATAATAGAGAgtattctttaaattttatGAAAACTATTCATGATTGGGTATCTGGATTAGAAATTGATGCTGCAAAGGAGATCCCATGGAAGAAGTGGGTAACTACATTTGAATCATGTTGGCCACTGGTGTTGCCAGAAGAAAGTGCATCGTTATACTGGTCGCTAAGgatgaatttcttcaagatGATCAATATTGCAGATAAAGAACACTACAAcattaaccaatttttcaatgattaTCTTTTAGCTAAGAAATCTTTAGGTTATCCAATAACTTCCCAAGACTTgatagaatttttcaaattgacCATCATCAATGTGCGaggtgatggtgaaaagagTCGTGGGTATTGGGAAATCGTTAATCGTAATGCGCTAGTGTCAAGAGCATTAAGGTTGGTGGAAGATGTTAAAGATGGAAACTCAATTGTTCAAGATGGTACTTTAGTTTCCATGTTACTACGAACCATGGTTTCAGGTGAAGAGGAAGTGCCCAATCATATGTTGCATGCAACCTACGAAGTGATAGATTATCTAGTGGATACTTTTGGCGCTGCCATGGATCCTACCGCAATTGGAGGAGTATTGGAGGTTTTAGCCGCTGCTAGATCATGGAATAAATACATGGCATTTTGGGAAGCTGGAGTCGGTGGATTGGTACCTGGAGAAGATCATCGTCCCTGGAGTCAGTTTATTAAATTGGTTGTAGATTCTGGAGATTCTGAAATGATACGAAAACTTCTATCTGAAGGTCACTTACTCTGGTTGAAAAGGTTTGAAGTTAAGATGACTGATGATATTAAAGAGCAATTAGATCGTCTATTTGAGAAAGGTTATTCCCAAGGTCTCTGGTTCGAAGAACTTAAAGAGCATATTTACGTGTAG
- a CDS encoding pepsin-like aspartic protease (similar to uniprot|P12630 Saccharomyces cerevisiae YIL015W BAR1 Aspartyl protease secreted into the periplasmic space of mating type a cells, cleaves and inactivates alpha factor allowing cells to recover from alpha-factor-induced cell cycle arrest and to YLR121C uniprot|Q12303 Saccharomyces cerevisiae YLR121C YPS3 Aspartic protease, attached to the plasma membrane via a glycosylphosphatidylinositol (GPI) anchor and to YLR120C uniprot|P32329 Saccharomyces cerevisiae YLR120C YPS1 Aspartic protease, attached to the plasma membrane via a glycosylphosphatidylinositol (GPI) anchor and to YDR144C uniprot|P53379 Saccharomyces cerevisiae YDR144C MKC7 GPI-anchored aspartyl protease (yapsin) involved in protein processing; shares functions with Yap3p and Kex2p and to YIR039C uniprot|P40583 Saccharomyces cerevisiae YIR039C YPS6 Putative GPI-anchored aspartic protease, member on vGLC.1466.), giving the protein MKWTILFAACCVLLSETVQCISVRHYLEEEEASSPKLVKFSFNKHQGRTFTASEELSKRDKDVTFDLKNEQNFYSIKLSVGTPGQEVVVLLDTGSSDLWIPGSDNPYCKESSSFSISNQGKENGAEGPFQTLPGGVTATNMSGGSTASATLDCKEFGTFNREDSKTFHSNDTEFSVSYGDTSYAIGTWGYDSININDVNLTNVSIGVANKTNSSVGIMGIGLSNLENTYTGVENVKNRNTHKYLNFPMLLKEQGFIEKNVYSLFLNRREAFEGSILFGAVDHSKYSGQLYTVPMLNLYQQQGLKDPLQLQVTLQGVGIEANNMTNTTSTTPVPALLDSGTTLVYLPDKMLAMLAEQLNAHWDRGIGYYVTDCSRVDNTNLYFNFGGFNIVSNMSTYVVSRSNENSCVLGLQPGGPEAAILGDMFMQHAYIVFDLDDFEISMAQANYAGGKNQLEAVTQQVPSAMKAPGYSHTFSGSQGITGGGNIFYATSYSSSSGSSTSTRTWSGRNAAVDLAPAPMLAFFAHFIYSFLI; this is encoded by the coding sequence ATGAAGTGGACGATACTATTCGCGGCGTGCTGTGTTCTCTTAAGCGAGACTGTGCAGTGCATCAGCGTTAGACACTATctggaagaagaagaagcatcATCACCTAAGCTGGTGAAGTTTTCATTTAACAAGCATCAAGGAAGGACATTTACCGCTAGTGAAGAGTTGTCTAAGAGGGATAAAGATGTTACTTTTGACTTGAAAAATgaacaaaatttttattcGATAAAGCTTAGTGTTGGTACCCCTGGGCAAGAGGTAGTTGTACTGCTGGATACGGGATCTTCTGATCTCTGGATACCGGGATCTGACAATCCGTACTGTAAGGAATCATCTTCGTTTTCGATATCGAATCAAGGTAAGGAAAACGGGGCAGAAGGACCATTTCAGACACTTCCCGGCGGCGTTACTGCTACGAATATGAGCGGTGGCTCTACAGCCAGCGCGACACTGgattgtaaagaatttggtacTTTTAATCGTGAAGATTCCAAGACCTTCCATTCTAACGATACCGAGTTTTCAGTTTCATACGGTGATACTTCGTATGCCATAGGTACATGGGGGTACGATTCGATTAATATCAATGATGTTAATTTGACCAATGTTAGTATTGGTGTTGCCAACAAGACGAATTCCTCTGTAGGAATAATGGGCATCGGTCTCTCCAATTTAGAAAATACTTATACAGGAGTGGAAAACGTAAAGAATAGGAACACTCATaagtatttgaatttccCCATGCTGTTAAAGGAACAAGGCTTTATCGAGAAAAACGTATACTCGTTGTTCTTGAACAGAAGGGAAGCTTTTGAAGGTAGTATACTTTTTGGTGCCGTTGATCATAGTAAATATTCCGGCCAATTGTATACTGTTCCCATGCTCAATCTGTACCAACAACAGGGTCTCAAGGATCCATTACAATTACAAGTTACTTTACAAGGTGTTGGTATTGAGGCAAACAATATGACAAATACGACTAGTACTACCCCGGTACCGGCTTTATTAGATTCAGGTACAACTCTAGTCTATTTACCTGATAAGATGCTTGCCATGTTAGCGGAACAATTAAACGCTCACTGGGACAGAGGTATTGGATATTATGTGACCGACTGCTCCCGTGTGGATAACACCAACCtatattttaattttggtGGGTTTAACATTGTTTCTAATATGTCCACATATGTGGTTAGCCgtagtaatgaaaatagTTGCGTACTAGGGCTTCAACCTGGTGGTCCTGAAGCTGCCATCCTGGGTGACATGTTTATGCAACATGCCTATATCGTTTTCGATCTAGacgattttgaaatttccatGGCTCAAGCGAACTACGCTGGTGGAAAGAATCAGTTAGAAGCTGTCACCCAGCAAGTTCCTAGTGCTATGAAAGCACCAGGTTACTCTCATACTTTTTCCGGTTCTCAAGGCATTACTGGTGGCGGTAATATTTTTTATGCCACTTCTTATAGTTCAAGTTCTGGTTCTTCCACAAGCACTAGAACTTGGAGTGGAAGAAATGCTGCTGTAGATCTAGCACCAGCACCCATGCTTGCATTCTTTGCGCATTTCATCTATTCTTTTTTGATTTGA
- the ABF1 gene encoding DNA-binding protein ABF1 (some similarities with uniprot|P14164 Saccharomyces cerevisiae YKL112W ABF1 DNA binding protein with possible chromatin-reorganizing activity involved in transcriptional activation gene silencing and DNA replication and repair), whose protein sequence is MTSLYEYRHPIINKSLASSADENAGRRFPTLESWYQVVNDYEFQARCPIILKNSHRNKHFTFACHLKDCPFKVLLSYCGGQRSIEEEDEDRSNGLVPLDKKDGGEKLKNGNGTGAGAGGSATNPGGEDAEDDDVSAAIAAAVAAVQDSRHTKDEYEENSGVRGPFVVTKIEPYHNHPLESNLTLQEFVLTKVPRILQHDLNFDQILESLCNEDDNTVSKFRVSQYVEESGLLDILKERYGLTDAEIDKKLLSQISRRVTTYKARFVLKKKKNGEYGTDANNFQYRQPRVRREPEILDADAQEAQAAAQAAIGEAVALKRHIDEEEETPRKRQMVKLDEVMPLEDTQDDKLPRDVAEQLRLLSSHFKDVEAQTAEEKKEDISDENIQPELRGQ, encoded by the coding sequence ATGACAAGCCTTTACGAGTATAGACATCCGATCATTAACAAATCCTTAGCATCTTCAGCGGATGAAAATGCAGGTAGACGATTTCCAACGTTAGAATCATGGTATCAAGTGGTTAACGATTACGAGTTTCAAGCAAGATGTCCAATTATTTTAAAAAACTCACATAGAAATAAGCACTTTACATTTGCATGTCATCTCAAGGATTGTCCCTTTAAAGTTCTTCTAAGTTATTGTGGTGGCCAAAGGTCTattgaagaggaagatgaggaCAGGTCTAATGGTCTTGTTCCCCTAGATAAAAaagatggtggtgaaaaattaaagaatggtaatggtactGGTGCCGGTGCCGGTGGTTCTGCTACAAATCCAGGCGGTGAAGATGCAGAAGATGACGATGTGAGTGCTGCAATTGCTGCTGCAGTGGCAGCTGTACAAGATTCAAGACATACGAAGGATGAGTATGAAGAGAATAGTGGTGTTAGGGGACCGTTCGTGGTTACGAAAATTGAACCATACCATAATCATCCATTGGAATCGAATCTAACActacaagaatttgtttTAACGAAGGTTCCACGTATTCTACAACatgatttaaattttgaccaaattttggaaagtctttgtaatgaagatgataatacAGTTTCTAAATTCAGAGTCTCGCAGTACGTGGAAGAAAGCGGTTTACTAGATATTTTAAAGGAAAGATATGGGTTAACCGATGCTGAAATTGATAAGAAATTGTTATCACAAATTTCTAGGAGAGTCACAACTTATAAAGCTAGATTCGtattaaagaaaaagaaaaacgGAGAATACGGTACAGATGCAAATAATTTCCAGTACCGTCAACCTAGAGTGAGAAGAGAGCCAGAAATTTTAGATGCGGATGCTCAAGAAGCTCAAGCGGCGGCACAGGCGGCCATCGGTGAAGCAGTAGCATTAAAGAGGCACatagatgaagaagaagagacGCCGAGAAAAAGACAAATGGTTAAACTAGATGAAGTAATGCCACTGGAGGATACTCAGGATGATAAATTACCAAGAGATGTTGCTGAGCAATTGAGATTGTTGAGTAGccatttcaaagatgtgGAAGCTCAAACTGCtgaagagaagaaggaagatATTTCCGATGAAAACATTCAACCAGAATTGAGAGGGCAATAG
- a CDS encoding uncharacterized protein (weakly similar to uniprot|P41902 Saccharomyces cerevisiae YOR031W CRS5 Copper-binding metallothionein required for wild-type copper resistance): protein MLSEILNQACVSCKDSCQCGSSCCDNCTKCPCSNKPQCQSCGTNCTCTNGKSCGCH from the coding sequence ATGTTAAGcgaaattttgaatcaagCCTGTGTCTCCTGCAAGGATTCCTGTCAATGCGGTAGCAGTTGCTGTGACAACTGCACTAAATGCCCATGCTCTAATAAACCCCAATGTCAGAGCTGTGGTACAAATTGTACCTGCACCAATGGAAAGAGCTGTGGCTGTCACTAA
- the APN1 gene encoding DNA-(apurinic or apyrimidinic site) lyase APN1 (highly similar to uniprot|P22936 Saccharomyces cerevisiae YKL114C APN1 Major apurinic/apyrimidinic endonuclease 3'-repair diesterase involved in repair of DNA damage by oxidation and alkylating agents controls spontaneous mutations), giving the protein MGKDQSEMSKFVRSTTSKYKFGAHISGAGGISNSVTNAYKVGCNAFAMFLKSPRKWVSPAYSKDEIEKFKENCKKCNYNPLTDVLPHGQYFINLANPDEEKAQKAYDSFIDDLSRCEQLGIGLYNLHPGSSLKGDHESQLKQLASYLNKAIKETKFVKVVLENMAGTGNLIGSNLKDLKYVIDLIEDKDRIGVCVDTCHTFAAGYDIGTKEAYEKFWKQFDEIIGYQYLKGIHLNDSKAPLGANRDLHEVLGEGFLGLEVFRLISHDEHLQGLPIILETPQPTDEGYGDEVNLLEWLETVSIPEDEELTKKSKELQEKGSKSRKDQIAKYDAKQKKGTKRSKPDSNNDIAAHLSKQKKVSKKE; this is encoded by the coding sequence ATGGGTAAGGATCAAAGCGAAATGTCGAAATTTGTTAGGTCAACAACTtccaaatacaaatttGGTGCTCACATATCGGGTGCAGGAGGTATTTCCAACAGTGTTACCAACGCATACAAGGTCGGTTGTAATGCATTTGCCATGTTTTTAAAGTCCCCCAGAAAATGGGTATCACCAGCGTATTCaaaggatgaaattgaaaaattcaaagagaACTGTAAGAAATGCAACTATAATCCATTAACTGATGTTCTACCACATGGTCAgtattttatcaatttagCCAAtcctgatgaagaaaaggcTCAAAAGGCATACGATTCATTTATTGATGATCTAAGTAGATGTGAACAACTAGGCATTGGTCTTTACAATTTACATCCTGGATCTTCACTCAAAGGTGATCATGAATCTCAGTTGAAGCAATTAGCATCATATTTAAACAAAGCAATTAAAGAAACCAAATTTGTTAAAGTTGTACTAGAAAATATGGCTGGAACTGGTAATTTAATTGGTAGTAACCtcaaggatttgaaatacgTGATAGATTTGATAGAAGACAAGGACAGAATTGGTGTTTGCGTAGATACCTGTCATACATTTGCAGCTGGTTACGATATTGGCACAAAAGAAGCctatgaaaaattttggaaacaatttgatgaaataaTCGGAtatcaatatttgaaagGAATTCATTTAAATGATTCCAAGGCTCCATTAGGTGCTAACAGAGATTTACACGAAGTATTGGGTGAAGGTTTCCTTGGATTAGAAGTTTTCAGACTGATATCTCATGACGAACATCTGCAAGGCTTGCCAATAATTCTAGAAACTCCACAACCGACAGATGAAGGTTATGGTGATGAAGTTAATTTATTGGAATGGTTAGAAACCGTATCCATTCCGGAAGATGAAGAGTTGACCAAGAAGAGTAAAGAATTACAGGAAAAGGGCTCAAAgtcaagaaaagatcaaatagCCAAATATGATGCCAAGCAGAAGAAAGGCACCAAGAGATCTAAACCAGATTCTAACAATGACATTGCAGCTCATCTCTCGAAGCAGAAGAAGGTGAGTAAAAAGgaataa